Proteins encoded by one window of Rutidosis leptorrhynchoides isolate AG116_Rl617_1_P2 chromosome 7, CSIRO_AGI_Rlap_v1, whole genome shotgun sequence:
- the LOC139858341 gene encoding protein SPIRAL1-like 1, whose amino-acid sequence MGRGVSSGGGQSSLDYLFGSGDEPKPATVSAAAPAAPSEAHVAATAEPASKPAAAITPPEKQIPAGVQSSKLNNYVRADGQNTGNFLTDRPSTKVHAAPGGGSSLGYLFGDGGK is encoded by the exons ATGGGTCGTGGTGTCAGCAGTGGTGGAGGACAGAGTTCACTTGATTATCTTTTTGGTAGTGGAGATGAGCCAAAGCCCGCCACAGTGTCTGCAGCGGCTCCTGCTGCACCAAGCGAGGCCCATGTTGCGGCTACTGCTGAGCCAGCTTCTAAACCTGCAGCGGCAATAACACCCCCCGAAAAACAGATTCCAGCTGGCGTTCAGAGTAGCAAGCTTAACAACTATGTTCGAGCTGATGGTCAGAATACTGGCAACTTTCTCACg GATCGTCCTTCAACCAAAGTTCATGCTGCTCCAGGTGGAGGGTCTTCGTTGGGTTACCTGTTTGGTGATGGAGGCAAGTGA